The following are from one region of the Amycolatopsis sp. QT-25 genome:
- a CDS encoding sigma-70 family RNA polymerase sigma factor yields MSQGQPDWAALYQRHKDAMHRVAASVLRAAGLADQANDVVSDAMTSLINSPPADVQNWEAVMVTAAKRKALDLLRSAAVRHAGPELDAEYDQVDPVDIAEDVADQVDRERARAVAWDGLSVLDARHRRVVWEYIALERPRADVAAELGVSPARVSQMAKRALQELRRYVDEQGGAA; encoded by the coding sequence GTGTCACAAGGTCAACCGGATTGGGCAGCGCTGTACCAGCGACACAAGGACGCGATGCACAGGGTCGCTGCGTCGGTTCTGCGTGCTGCCGGACTTGCGGATCAGGCGAACGATGTCGTCAGCGACGCGATGACGTCGCTCATCAACTCCCCTCCTGCCGACGTCCAGAACTGGGAAGCGGTCATGGTGACGGCGGCCAAGCGGAAAGCACTTGACCTTCTTCGTTCAGCCGCCGTTCGGCATGCGGGCCCTGAGCTGGATGCTGAGTACGACCAAGTCGATCCGGTAGACATCGCCGAAGACGTAGCCGACCAGGTCGACCGCGAACGGGCTCGGGCGGTGGCCTGGGATGGGCTTTCGGTTCTGGACGCTCGGCATCGCAGAGTCGTGTGGGAGTACATCGCATTGGAGCGGCCCAGGGCTGACGTCGCGGCTGAGCTGGGTGTGTCGCCGGCCCGCGTAAGTCAAATGGCAAAACGCGCTCTGCAGGAGTTACGACGCTATGTCGATGAGCAAGGAGGTGCCGCATGA
- a CDS encoding alkaline phosphatase D family protein, which produces MTFPVSRRSVLRAAGFTAAGTAATFTLPGVSSGAEAPVFAHGVASGDPMPDSVLLWTRVTPSAEAAPGSGKGAPVTVRWEVAKDAGFTDVVARGHVRTSAERDHTVKVTADRLRASTAYWYRFTAQGEVSQTGRTRTAPAHDEDVASLRFGVVSCANWAVGHFAPYGYLADRDDLDAFIHLGDYLYEGNPNPAGDLRPSVPPNELITLSDYRQRHAMYKTDEHLRRLHARHPMVATWDDHEAADNAWSGGSPSHDPATEGDWLDRMRAAHRAYFEWMPVRHRGDRLYRRLKFGRLADLTMLDLRTYRTRQPDPAVGTDGTILGAEQRRWFLDGLARGTAAWNLIGNSVMVTPIEVPALPARERLALGDLLDGQPTTVNTDQWDGYTEDRRRVLDAIAARGRGNTVFLTGDIHSSWANDVPRDGVSVAVEFVCTSVTSDNLDEQLGVPPRTGSLKVEAAIRALNPHVRFVELDSHGPCVLEVTPDAVRMNWYYVTDRRDPATAVTFAHAFRAVAGEPWVRPAKS; this is translated from the coding sequence ATGACCTTTCCCGTGAGCAGGCGATCCGTTCTCCGTGCGGCCGGTTTCACCGCGGCCGGGACAGCGGCGACATTCACCCTTCCGGGGGTATCCAGCGGGGCGGAGGCCCCGGTTTTCGCACACGGGGTCGCCTCCGGTGATCCGATGCCCGATTCGGTGCTCCTCTGGACCCGCGTCACACCCTCGGCCGAGGCCGCTCCGGGATCCGGGAAAGGAGCGCCGGTCACCGTCCGATGGGAGGTGGCGAAGGACGCCGGATTCACCGATGTCGTCGCTCGCGGTCACGTGCGGACCAGCGCGGAGCGTGACCATACGGTGAAGGTGACGGCGGACCGACTGCGCGCGTCGACGGCGTATTGGTACCGCTTCACGGCTCAAGGAGAGGTCTCCCAGACCGGGCGGACGCGCACCGCGCCCGCGCACGACGAAGACGTCGCGAGCCTGCGTTTCGGCGTGGTCTCGTGTGCGAACTGGGCTGTCGGTCACTTCGCCCCCTACGGCTATTTGGCCGACCGTGACGACCTGGACGCCTTCATTCACCTGGGTGACTACCTCTACGAAGGGAATCCCAACCCTGCGGGTGATCTTCGACCCTCGGTACCGCCCAACGAGTTGATCACCCTGTCGGACTACCGGCAGCGCCACGCGATGTACAAGACCGACGAGCACCTCCGGCGGCTCCATGCCCGTCATCCGATGGTCGCTACCTGGGACGATCACGAGGCCGCCGACAACGCCTGGTCCGGCGGATCGCCGTCACACGACCCGGCGACCGAGGGTGACTGGCTCGACCGGATGCGGGCCGCGCACCGGGCGTACTTCGAATGGATGCCGGTGCGGCATCGCGGCGACCGGTTGTACCGGCGGCTGAAATTCGGCAGGCTGGCCGACCTCACCATGCTGGACCTGCGGACGTACCGGACCCGGCAGCCGGACCCCGCGGTGGGAACGGACGGCACGATCCTCGGCGCCGAGCAGCGGCGGTGGTTCCTGGACGGCCTCGCGCGCGGCACGGCGGCCTGGAACCTGATCGGGAACTCGGTGATGGTCACGCCGATCGAGGTCCCCGCGCTGCCGGCCCGCGAACGCCTCGCGCTCGGTGACCTCCTCGACGGCCAGCCGACCACGGTGAACACCGACCAGTGGGACGGCTACACCGAAGATCGCCGCCGGGTCCTCGACGCGATCGCCGCGCGAGGCCGCGGCAACACGGTGTTCCTGACCGGTGACATCCACTCGTCGTGGGCGAACGACGTACCGCGGGACGGGGTGAGCGTCGCGGTGGAGTTCGTCTGCACGTCGGTCACCTCGGACAACCTCGACGAGCAACTCGGCGTCCCGCCGCGAACCGGGTCGCTGAAGGTCGAGGCCGCGATCCGCGCGCTGAACCCCCACGTGCGCTTCGTGGAACTCGATTCGCACGGCCCCTGCGTCCTCGAAGTCACCCCGGACGCCGTCCGGATGAACTGGTACTACGTCACCGACCGCCGCGACCCGGCGACCGCCGTGACGTTCGCGCACGCCTTCCGGGCCGTCGCCGGCGAGCCCTGGGTGCGCCCTGCGAAGAGCTGA
- a CDS encoding ImmA/IrrE family metallo-endopeptidase, with amino-acid sequence MVTHVNLNKCVQRALAHLDTGARTRFSIDPLSTLRVDLGLKVEAAEHLKSRGDGGLCDGVSFLQDGVVLYAPTPYSRRQNFTLAHELGHWLVDQTDELYDWLADQNESGRLLETICDQIAQRLLLPTSAVDLVLNDGVLRARHVLDLYHESNASVPACAIGLASRLPHVGAIMITDREIVQYASVQPDVESGWPVVIPWPGQIVPDGHPLRTMLAGSALTRKTFWSTSWGKREDYYVDAVSDDKRTIAVFSDVDIWNCEQLHIDQPREFDQRPVRTIHCCQGRQPVRGYPCQKCGEPFCPACDRCRCLRAAAREQRCSKCTLSYQPHLLVEGLCVECRD; translated from the coding sequence GTGGTCACCCACGTGAACCTCAATAAGTGTGTTCAACGCGCCCTTGCGCATCTCGATACTGGAGCGCGTACTCGGTTCTCAATAGATCCACTCAGCACGTTGCGGGTCGATCTAGGGTTGAAGGTTGAGGCCGCAGAGCACCTGAAAAGCCGTGGCGATGGTGGGTTGTGCGACGGCGTGTCGTTTTTGCAGGACGGCGTCGTCTTATATGCGCCTACTCCGTACAGTCGGCGACAAAACTTCACTTTGGCTCACGAGCTCGGGCATTGGCTCGTGGATCAAACGGATGAGCTGTATGACTGGCTTGCCGACCAGAACGAGTCAGGGCGCCTGCTGGAGACAATATGCGACCAGATCGCCCAGCGACTGCTGTTGCCGACGAGCGCCGTCGACCTAGTGCTGAATGACGGCGTACTGCGAGCACGTCATGTGCTCGATCTATACCATGAAAGCAATGCCAGTGTCCCGGCTTGCGCTATTGGGCTGGCTAGCAGGCTTCCGCACGTCGGAGCGATCATGATCACCGATCGTGAAATCGTGCAGTACGCGAGCGTGCAGCCCGACGTCGAGTCAGGCTGGCCGGTTGTGATCCCCTGGCCAGGGCAAATTGTCCCCGATGGCCACCCTTTGCGAACCATGCTGGCGGGATCGGCTCTGACGAGAAAGACCTTTTGGAGCACGTCTTGGGGTAAGCGCGAGGACTACTACGTCGACGCTGTTAGCGACGACAAGCGCACCATCGCTGTCTTTTCCGACGTTGACATCTGGAACTGCGAACAGCTCCACATCGATCAGCCGCGCGAGTTTGATCAGCGTCCGGTCAGGACGATTCACTGCTGCCAGGGCAGGCAGCCCGTTCGCGGTTACCCCTGCCAGAAGTGTGGGGAGCCCTTCTGTCCGGCCTGTGATAGGTGCCGGTGCCTGCGCGCCGCCGCTCGAGAGCAGCGGTGCAGTAAGTGCACATTGAGCTATCAGCCGCATCTGCTCGTCGAAGGTCTCTGCGTGGAATGTCGTGATTAG